The window tttttaatattaaatttatttcatttatatctaaaataatatttttatatttttctgcaatattattactattattattattattactattattattattattattattattattattattattattattattattaggtattagattatttttattaaatgtattattataaacatctctttttatttcttcattttttattttaattttattattatcttcttCAATATTGtttctat of the Plasmodium gaboni strain SY75 chromosome Unknown, whole genome shotgun sequence genome contains:
- a CDS encoding hypothetical protein (conserved Plasmodium protein, unknown function), translated to MNKKKTIYDILPPPLEKITKDVQKKDIIHNNNNRNNIEEDNNKIKIKNEEIKRDVYNNTFNKNNLIPNNNNNNNNNNNNNNNNSNNNNNSNNIAEKYKNIILDINEINLILK